The following proteins are co-located in the Solanum pennellii chromosome 1, SPENNV200 genome:
- the LOC107021859 gene encoding velvet complex subunit B-like, whose product MTEKEIVEVFVHVQEPEYYDRIMLLVGAKFAEIVKIGLLKKKREEVAAISYGRRKTPRSSSYSQGHSRPSPKSYQSCYTQSSHPNNQNTTSVHPNVQAPVIAPNCANVQSNYRAPPPVYQLQAPLYQDPPPNYQAPSPNYQTNPYPKRQAPRPNTRNNQQVPPP is encoded by the exons ATGACTGAGAAAGAAATCGTTGAAGTGTTCGTGCATGTGCAAGAGCCGgaatattatgatagaatcatgttgctcgTTGGAGCCAAGTTTGCCGAGATAGTCAAgattg GTTTgctgaaaaagaaaagagaagaagttgCTGCTATTTCATATGGGAGAAGGAAAACCCCCAGAAGCTCATCGTATTCCCAAGGTCATTCCCGACCCTCCCCAAAGTCCTACCAATCTTGTTATACGCAATCTAGTCATCCCAATAATCAGAACACTACCTCCGTTCATCCAAACGTCCAAGCTCCC GTTATTGCTCCCAACTGTGCTAACGTACAGTCGAACTACCGAGCACCCCCTCCTGTATATCAACTCCAAGCTCCACTGTACCAAGATCCCCCTCCAAATTACCAAGCTCCATCGCCAAACTACCAAACAAATCCATATCCAAAAAGGCAAGCTCCCCGTCCAAATACCAGAAATAATCAACAGGTGCCTCCTCCTTAA